The Cylindrospermopsis curvispora GIHE-G1 genome contains a region encoding:
- the pedR gene encoding photosynthetic electron transport-dependent transcriptional regulator PedR has protein sequence MATSESRTPVTLSDRELQIIDLVAAGLTNQEIAAKLEISKRTVDNHISNILTKTRTDNRVALVRWALQWGKVCLNDINCCTLPNYDISNGSQDSNIS, from the coding sequence ATGGCTACTAGTGAGTCTCGGACCCCTGTTACTCTCTCAGATAGAGAACTGCAAATCATCGACTTGGTGGCCGCAGGCTTAACTAACCAAGAGATTGCAGCAAAGTTGGAAATTAGTAAACGTACGGTTGATAACCACATTAGCAATATCTTGACCAAAACCAGGACGGACAACCGAGTAGCTTTAGTACGTTGGGCTTTACAGTGGGGAAAAGTATGCTTAAATGATATTAACTGTTGTACATTGCCTAACTATGATATCTCAAATGGTTCACAGGATTCAAATATAAGCTAA